From Fusobacteriaceae bacterium, one genomic window encodes:
- the ruvA gene encoding Holliday junction branch migration protein RuvA, protein MFEYLEGKVAFKKPDYAAIDVGGAGYRVSISLLTYDNLTVGEKARLYIYNHIKEDSFRLIGFLEEREKTLFELLMGVKGIGVTLALSVMSTFDVETICELVADDDYKNLKKVPKMGEKKAQQLILDLKGKIKTLAKLSGGEKGRARMGYLEIEEELYEALEGLGYTKKEIDAFVTKDEIKGFTSIEQAIRDVLKKMNGKK, encoded by the coding sequence ATGTTCGAATATCTCGAGGGCAAAGTGGCCTTTAAAAAACCCGATTACGCGGCCATTGACGTCGGCGGCGCCGGCTACCGCGTCAGCATTTCCCTTTTGACCTACGACAACCTTACGGTCGGGGAAAAGGCGCGGCTTTACATCTACAACCACATCAAGGAAGACAGCTTCCGGCTCATCGGTTTTCTCGAGGAGCGGGAAAAGACGCTCTTTGAGCTTTTGATGGGCGTCAAGGGCATCGGGGTGACGCTGGCCCTTTCGGTCATGTCCACCTTTGACGTCGAGACGATCTGCGAGCTCGTGGCCGACGACGACTACAAAAATCTCAAGAAAGTGCCCAAGATGGGAGAAAAGAAAGCTCAACAGCTCATTCTGGACCTCAAGGGAAAAATCAAGACGCTGGCCAAATTGTCCGGCGGAGAGAAAGGCCGGGCAAGGATGGGTTATCTCGAGATCGAGGAGGAATTGTACGAGGCGCTGGAGGGCTTGGGCTATACGAAAAAAGAAATCGACGCCTTTGTCACAAAAGATGAAATCAAGGGCTTTACCAGTATCGAGCAGGCCATCCGGGACGTTCTGAAAAAAATGAACGGGAAAAAATGA
- the uvrA gene encoding excinuclease ABC subunit UvrA gives MIDKIIIKGARQHNLKNFDIEINKNKFVVITGVSGSGKSSLAFDTIYSEGQRRYVESLSAYARMFIGQMTKPDVDSIEGLAPAISIEQKTTNRNPRSTVGTITEIYDYMRLLFAHVGVAHCPICGRPVEKQSAEEIVTGALARFKEGDKIMILAPLIKEKKGAQKNLFANLLKKGYVRARINGEILYLEEDIDLDKNKRYTIEVVIDRLVLKKGDKDFESRFTQSVETASSLAGGKIILNVEAAEGKKKKAVDYSYSENYACPDHEEVSIPDLTPRLFSFNAPYGACPECKGIGKSLEIDGNKLINDDNLSIADGGIYIPGALSRKGWSWEIFRAFAKAHKIDIEKPVKDLTEKEMELIFYGSDKHFRFDYDGKEFSFHGLKEYEGAIKNLQRRYYESFSEAQKEEIENKYMTEIVCKTCNGRRLTKEVLSVTVGGKNIMDICDLSIKEALGFFLDLELSEKQEKIAKEILKEIRERLRFMINVGLEYLTLGRETKSLSGGEAQRIRLATQIGSGLTGVLYVLDEPSIGLHQRDNSKLLASLERLRNLGNTLIVVEHDEETMRTADEIIDIGPGAGDQGGDVVAHGTPDEIMENPASLTGKYLKKELKIDVPAGRRAWDKSIKLVGAKGNNLKNIDVEIPLEVFVAVTGVSGSGKSTIINQTLYPALFNKLNRGKLYPLAYKEIQGLEHLEKVIDIDQSPIGRTPRSNPATYTKLFDDIRDLFAKSRDSKLHGFDKGRFSFNVRGGRCEACQGAGIIKIEMNFLPDVYVECEVCKGKRYNKETLDVYYKGKNISDVLDMSVGEAYEFFRSIPALEKRLKVLVDVGLDYIKLGQPATTLSGGEAQRIKLATELSKSTRGKTIYILDEPTTGLHFDDIKKLLSVLNRLVDMGNSVVVIEHNLDVIKTADYIIDIGPEGGAGGGTVVAQGTPEDVMKNKKSYTGEYLKKVLPQTAKRVAVKEKKAVLKKKIS, from the coding sequence ATGATCGACAAAATTATTATCAAAGGCGCGCGTCAGCACAACCTGAAGAATTTTGACATTGAAATCAATAAAAACAAATTCGTGGTGATCACCGGCGTCAGCGGCAGCGGAAAGTCGTCCCTGGCCTTTGACACCATCTATTCGGAAGGACAGCGGCGCTATGTGGAGAGCCTCTCGGCCTACGCCCGCATGTTTATCGGACAGATGACAAAACCCGATGTGGACAGCATCGAGGGCCTGGCCCCCGCCATTTCCATCGAGCAGAAAACCACAAACCGCAATCCCCGCTCCACCGTGGGGACCATCACGGAAATCTATGACTATATGCGTCTGCTTTTCGCCCATGTGGGCGTGGCCCACTGCCCCATCTGCGGCAGACCCGTGGAGAAGCAGAGCGCGGAGGAAATCGTCACGGGCGCCCTGGCCCGCTTCAAGGAAGGGGACAAAATCATGATCCTCGCGCCCCTGATCAAGGAAAAGAAGGGCGCGCAGAAGAATCTCTTCGCCAATCTCCTGAAAAAAGGCTACGTGCGGGCCCGGATCAACGGGGAAATCCTGTACCTCGAGGAAGACATCGATCTCGACAAAAACAAGCGCTATACGATCGAAGTCGTCATCGACAGGCTGGTCTTAAAAAAGGGCGACAAGGACTTTGAGAGCAGGTTTACCCAGTCGGTGGAGACGGCCTCAAGTCTTGCGGGCGGAAAAATCATCCTCAATGTGGAAGCGGCCGAGGGCAAAAAAAAGAAAGCCGTGGATTACAGCTACAGCGAAAATTACGCCTGTCCCGATCACGAAGAAGTCAGCATCCCCGATCTTACGCCGAGGCTTTTTTCCTTTAACGCCCCCTACGGCGCCTGCCCGGAATGCAAGGGCATCGGAAAAAGCCTGGAAATCGACGGCAACAAGCTGATCAACGACGATAATCTCTCGATCGCCGACGGCGGCATTTATATCCCCGGCGCCCTCTCCCGCAAAGGCTGGAGTTGGGAAATCTTCCGGGCCTTTGCCAAGGCGCACAAGATCGATATCGAAAAGCCCGTCAAAGACCTGACGGAAAAGGAAATGGAGCTGATATTCTACGGATCCGACAAGCATTTCCGTTTTGACTACGACGGCAAGGAATTCAGTTTTCACGGGCTCAAGGAATACGAGGGGGCCATCAAGAACCTCCAGCGGCGCTATTACGAATCCTTTTCCGAGGCGCAAAAAGAAGAAATCGAAAATAAATACATGACTGAAATCGTATGTAAAACCTGTAACGGCAGGAGGCTCACCAAAGAAGTGCTTTCGGTCACCGTCGGCGGAAAGAACATCATGGACATCTGCGACCTCAGCATAAAAGAGGCCCTCGGCTTTTTCCTCGATCTGGAACTCAGCGAAAAACAGGAAAAGATCGCGAAGGAGATCCTGAAGGAAATCCGGGAGCGCCTGCGCTTCATGATCAACGTCGGTCTCGAGTATCTGACGCTGGGCCGGGAGACAAAATCCCTTTCGGGCGGAGAAGCTCAGCGGATCCGGCTCGCGACACAGATCGGCTCCGGGCTGACCGGCGTCCTCTATGTACTGGACGAACCGAGCATAGGCCTCCACCAGCGGGACAATTCCAAGCTCCTCGCTTCCCTGGAGCGGCTCCGGAACCTGGGCAATACGCTGATCGTCGTCGAGCATGACGAAGAGACCATGCGGACGGCCGACGAAATCATCGATATCGGCCCCGGCGCGGGAGATCAGGGCGGCGACGTGGTGGCCCACGGGACGCCCGACGAGATCATGGAAAATCCCGCGTCCCTGACGGGAAAATACCTCAAAAAGGAGCTCAAAATTGACGTCCCCGCCGGGAGACGGGCCTGGGACAAGTCAATCAAGCTCGTGGGCGCGAAAGGAAACAACCTCAAAAATATCGACGTGGAGATCCCCCTCGAGGTCTTCGTGGCCGTGACCGGCGTCTCGGGGAGCGGCAAATCCACGATCATCAACCAGACGCTCTATCCGGCCCTCTTTAATAAACTCAACCGGGGAAAACTCTATCCCCTCGCCTACAAAGAAATCCAGGGTCTCGAGCACCTGGAAAAGGTCATTGACATCGACCAGAGCCCCATCGGGCGGACGCCGCGGTCCAATCCCGCCACCTACACGAAGCTCTTTGACGATATCCGGGATCTCTTTGCCAAGAGCCGGGATTCCAAGCTCCACGGCTTCGACAAGGGAAGATTTTCCTTCAACGTCCGGGGCGGGCGCTGCGAGGCCTGTCAGGGCGCGGGCATCATCAAGATCGAGATGAATTTTCTCCCCGACGTCTACGTCGAATGTGAGGTCTGCAAGGGGAAACGCTACAATAAAGAAACGCTGGACGTCTACTACAAGGGGAAAAACATCTCCGATGTACTCGACATGAGCGTCGGAGAGGCCTATGAATTTTTCAGAAGCATTCCGGCCCTGGAAAAAAGACTCAAGGTCCTCGTGGACGTGGGTCTCGACTACATCAAGCTGGGCCAGCCGGCCACGACGCTTTCGGGCGGCGAAGCGCAACGGATCAAGCTCGCCACGGAGCTCTCCAAATCCACTCGGGGCAAGACGATCTATATCCTCGACGAACCGACGACGGGGCTCCATTTCGACGATATCAAAAAGCTGCTCAGCGTGCTGAACCGTCTGGTCGACATGGGCAACAGCGTCGTCGTCATCGAGCACAACCTCGACGTGATCAAGACGGCCGATTACATTATCGACATCGGTCCCGAAGGCGGGGCCGGAGGCGGGACCGTCGTGGCCCAAGGGACGCCCGAGGACGTCATGAAAAACAAAAAAAGCTACACGGGAGAATACCTGAAAAAAGTGTTGCCGCAAACGGCAAAACGGGTGGCGGTAAAAGAAAAGAAAGCGGTTTTGAAAAAAAAGATTTCCTGA